The following are from one region of the Stigmatella ashevillena genome:
- a CDS encoding beta-ketoacyl-ACP synthase III, whose protein sequence is MALAQIIGTGSYAPTQVITNQELEKIVDTSDAWIVERTGIRQRRRAAPGEATSDMALAAAREALAMAGTRPEELDLIVVGTVTADMPMPSCAALVQAKLGAVNAFAFDVGAACAGALYAMSVAEQFLRTGKVRRALAIGADLFTRILNWEDRNTCILFGDGAGAMVLAPSEDEGRGILSTHLKTDGTLSEILAIPGGGSREPMTEEGVRAHRQTVTMNGREVFKCAVRTLTEVTLEALNANGLTPAQVDHVIAHQANIRILESVMHRLEIPIEKCWLNLDKYGNTSAASVPLALDEAHRAGRFKRGDVIAMMAIGAGMTWGCSVVRW, encoded by the coding sequence GTGGCGCTCGCGCAGATCATTGGAACCGGTTCATACGCTCCGACCCAGGTCATCACCAACCAGGAGCTTGAGAAGATTGTCGATACCTCCGATGCCTGGATCGTCGAGCGGACAGGCATCAGGCAACGGCGGCGGGCCGCGCCCGGCGAGGCGACGAGCGACATGGCGCTTGCCGCTGCCCGCGAAGCCCTGGCCATGGCGGGCACACGCCCCGAGGAGTTGGACCTCATCGTCGTGGGCACCGTGACGGCGGACATGCCCATGCCGTCCTGTGCCGCGCTGGTGCAGGCGAAGCTGGGGGCCGTCAACGCCTTTGCCTTCGATGTGGGCGCCGCCTGTGCCGGGGCGTTGTATGCCATGTCCGTGGCGGAGCAGTTCCTTCGCACGGGGAAGGTTCGCCGGGCGCTCGCCATTGGCGCCGACCTCTTCACCCGCATCCTGAACTGGGAGGACCGCAACACCTGCATCCTCTTTGGGGATGGGGCGGGCGCGATGGTGCTGGCCCCCTCGGAGGACGAGGGGCGCGGAATCCTCTCCACCCATCTGAAGACGGATGGCACGCTGTCGGAGATTCTCGCCATTCCAGGAGGCGGCTCGCGTGAGCCGATGACGGAGGAAGGGGTCCGGGCCCACCGGCAGACGGTGACCATGAACGGCCGCGAGGTCTTCAAGTGCGCGGTGCGCACGTTGACGGAGGTGACCCTGGAGGCGCTGAACGCCAATGGGCTCACCCCTGCCCAGGTGGACCATGTCATTGCGCACCAGGCCAACATCCGCATCCTCGAATCGGTGATGCACCGGTTGGAGATTCCGATCGAGAAGTGCTGGCTCAACCTCGACAAATACGGCAACACGTCGGCGGCCTCGGTGCCGCTGGCCTTGGACGAGGCGCACCGGGCCGGCCGATTCAAGCGAGGAGACGTCATCGCCATGATGGCCATTGGGGCCGGCATGACGTGGGGTTGCTCGGTGGTGCGCTGGTAA
- the rpmF gene encoding 50S ribosomal protein L32: protein MGVPKKRTSKMRRDRRRAANSNLRTAVQVIKCSKCKEPVLPHRACAACGNYSGREVIATQ from the coding sequence GTGGGAGTTCCCAAGAAGCGGACGTCGAAGATGCGCCGGGACCGCCGCCGCGCGGCCAACAGCAACCTGCGGACGGCTGTGCAGGTCATCAAGTGCTCCAAGTGCAAGGAGCCCGTGTTGCCGCACCGCGCCTGTGCCGCGTGTGGCAACTACAGCGGCCGTGAGGTCATTGCCACGCAGTAG
- a CDS encoding YceD family protein, translating into MVVKIEQILETGLKLDEPIGLQLLQEALGGAGQDTGFRATQPSTLHASFRKVSGGVLLQANFTAHVAAPCKRCLADVTLDVPVSFTLNLVPESLARGEGVGGKDEAADDRNPAERGGSFELEDTDQEVFDGKTIDLDPIVREQVLLALPMNAVCREDCKGLCAQCGQNLNEKLCGCQPKVVDPRLAPLMNIKLN; encoded by the coding sequence ATGGTCGTAAAGATTGAACAAATTCTAGAGACGGGGCTGAAGCTGGATGAGCCCATCGGTCTCCAACTCCTTCAGGAGGCACTGGGAGGGGCCGGTCAGGACACCGGCTTCCGGGCAACCCAGCCGTCGACCCTGCATGCCTCCTTCCGGAAGGTGAGCGGTGGGGTGCTGCTGCAGGCGAACTTCACCGCCCATGTGGCGGCGCCGTGTAAGCGCTGCCTGGCGGATGTGACGCTGGACGTCCCGGTGTCCTTTACCCTCAACCTGGTTCCAGAGTCCCTCGCCAGGGGTGAGGGGGTGGGTGGCAAGGATGAGGCCGCGGATGACCGCAACCCCGCAGAGCGGGGTGGGTCCTTCGAGTTGGAGGACACGGACCAGGAAGTGTTCGACGGGAAGACGATCGATCTGGATCCGATCGTCCGGGAGCAGGTATTGCTCGCCCTGCCGATGAATGCGGTCTGCCGTGAAGACTGCAAGGGGCTCTGTGCGCAGTGTGGCCAGAACCTCAACGAGAAGCTGTGCGGCTGTCAGCCCAAGGTCGTTGACCCTCGGCTGGCTCCGTTGATGAACATCAAGTTGAACTGA
- a CDS encoding winged helix-turn-helix domain-containing protein — translation MARILIIEDEQDLAGLIEYNLRAAGFNPEAANTGAGGLAKARARVPDLVLLDLMLPDISGNEVLRMLKNDPGLRGAPVVIVSAKGQEADRIQGLEMGADDYVVKPFSVRELMLRVKAVLRRADADEGPATQLTAGEIQLDTSRHQVRVKGEEVVLTALEFRLLHTLLERGGRVQTREVLLSDVWGIQAEIHTRTVDTHIKRLREKLGPAGDIIETVRGVGYKLNPP, via the coding sequence ATGGCGCGAATCCTGATCATCGAAGACGAGCAGGACCTCGCCGGACTCATTGAGTACAACCTGCGGGCCGCGGGGTTCAACCCCGAGGCGGCGAACACCGGCGCGGGAGGACTGGCCAAGGCCCGGGCCCGGGTGCCGGACCTCGTGCTGCTGGACTTGATGCTTCCGGACATCTCGGGCAACGAGGTGCTCCGGATGTTGAAGAACGACCCCGGGCTGCGCGGGGCGCCGGTGGTCATCGTCAGCGCCAAGGGCCAGGAGGCCGACCGCATCCAAGGCCTCGAGATGGGGGCGGACGACTATGTGGTGAAGCCCTTCTCCGTCCGCGAGCTGATGCTCCGGGTCAAGGCGGTGCTGCGCCGGGCGGATGCGGATGAAGGGCCCGCCACCCAGCTCACCGCGGGGGAGATCCAGCTCGACACCTCGCGGCACCAGGTGCGCGTCAAGGGCGAAGAAGTCGTGCTCACCGCCCTCGAGTTCCGCCTGCTGCACACCCTGCTGGAGCGGGGAGGCCGGGTGCAGACGCGCGAGGTCCTCCTCTCGGATGTGTGGGGCATCCAGGCGGAGATTCATACCCGCACCGTGGACACCCACATCAAGCGCCTGCGCGAAAAGTTGGGGCCCGCCGGCGACATCATCGAGACGGTTCGAGGCGTGGGCTACAAGCTCAACCCCCCGTGA
- a CDS encoding sensor histidine kinase yields MTLRAVLLSLLLPAAVVMLLLMALGQPGTAVGAALVTLAGSIAAHVANRDQVQRQIQALASKTRERAEGPSLRPPPDPERMDEMASLEGAIDSLHSRLTTQNVQRTQEAHTLTAVLDGMVEGIWITDAEGTVIRHNDALREMLQPGRGAAIVGQRPLALIRDEALNDAVARACREGTSSRLELTLEGLFPLTLSIRVTPLGKDLPGSAAVFNDVTELRRLENVRKDFVANVSHELRTPITAIRGYAETLQNGALQDPAVAPKMVEIIHRQSERLSELVEDLLELSRLESREMKLRFADVSLAVAASRAAETVKPKAEGKNIHLELHVPPDLQARGDERAVEQVLLNLLDNAVKYTPAGGRVDVRGSRENGRCVVRVKDTGVGIEPKHLSRIFERFYRVDKGRSRDMGGTGLGLSIVKHLLGAMDGEVKVESHPNVGSVFVIFLPATPSEAASG; encoded by the coding sequence ATGACCCTGCGCGCCGTGCTCCTCTCCCTCTTGCTGCCCGCGGCCGTGGTCATGCTCCTGCTCATGGCCCTGGGGCAGCCTGGCACCGCCGTGGGTGCGGCTCTGGTCACGCTGGCCGGCTCCATCGCGGCCCACGTGGCCAACCGGGACCAGGTCCAACGCCAGATTCAAGCCCTTGCCAGCAAGACGCGGGAGCGCGCCGAAGGCCCCTCTCTGCGCCCTCCGCCCGATCCGGAGCGGATGGACGAGATGGCCAGCCTGGAGGGAGCGATCGACTCTCTCCACTCCCGGCTCACCACGCAGAACGTCCAGCGGACCCAGGAGGCCCACACCCTCACCGCCGTGCTGGATGGCATGGTCGAGGGCATCTGGATCACCGACGCCGAGGGCACCGTCATCCGGCACAACGACGCCCTGCGGGAGATGCTCCAGCCGGGCAGAGGGGCCGCCATCGTGGGCCAACGCCCGCTGGCCCTCATTCGTGACGAAGCCCTCAACGATGCGGTGGCACGCGCCTGCCGGGAGGGAACCTCCTCGCGCCTGGAGCTGACCTTGGAGGGGCTCTTTCCCCTCACGCTCTCCATCCGGGTGACGCCGCTTGGCAAGGACCTGCCGGGCAGCGCCGCCGTCTTCAATGACGTCACCGAGCTGCGCCGACTGGAAAACGTGCGCAAGGACTTCGTGGCCAACGTCTCCCACGAGTTGCGCACGCCCATCACCGCCATTCGAGGCTACGCGGAGACGCTTCAAAACGGGGCCCTGCAGGACCCGGCGGTGGCCCCCAAGATGGTGGAGATCATCCACCGTCAGTCGGAGCGCCTCTCCGAGCTCGTCGAAGATCTGCTGGAGCTGTCCCGGCTCGAGTCGCGCGAGATGAAGCTCCGGTTCGCCGACGTGTCCCTCGCTGTCGCCGCCTCCCGGGCGGCTGAAACGGTCAAACCCAAGGCGGAAGGCAAGAACATCCACCTGGAGCTGCACGTGCCCCCGGATCTCCAGGCCCGGGGGGATGAGCGAGCAGTCGAGCAGGTGCTCCTCAACCTGCTCGACAACGCCGTCAAATACACCCCGGCCGGCGGGCGAGTGGACGTGCGGGGGAGCCGGGAGAACGGGCGCTGCGTGGTGCGCGTGAAGGACACCGGCGTGGGCATCGAGCCCAAGCACTTGTCCCGTATCTTCGAGCGCTTCTACCGGGTGGACAAAGGTCGCAGCCGGGACATGGGCGGCACCGGCCTGGGCCTGTCCATCGTCAAGCACCTCCTGGGCGCCATGGACGGCGAGGTGAAGGTGGAAAGCCACCCTAATGTAGGCAGTGTTTTCGTAATTTTTCTTCCAGCAACCCCCTCGGAGGCCGCATCTGGGTAG
- a CDS encoding metallophosphoesterase family protein, with translation MRVAILADIHGNLPACEAVLEDIDRMAPDYVVAAGDLALRGAHPRETVELLLDRCDSVLMGNTDCYLAGNYLGGAYRERDHWKTELLRWTRDQLGEAHLKTLGALPFSMRYTPRKGQDLFVCHANPKNLEESLDPTLDEISIRRFFMHLDAAACAFGHLHFPYRRRVGRMLIADVASAGIPRDGDLRPAYGIFTYTPKGWRVQIRRVRYPVRKATQALTARRVPGGPILIHKLVEARYRHHHALLEAARRHSGLPPPGPVLRPPPGAPPRRLPAPGAPPAGDLETELPVPRQDELDAVALRMEALDSVELPPAQEIAASDESSLSTGTTDLDG, from the coding sequence ATGCGGGTCGCGATCCTCGCGGACATTCACGGCAATCTCCCCGCCTGCGAGGCCGTCCTCGAGGACATCGACAGGATGGCGCCCGACTATGTCGTGGCCGCGGGAGACCTTGCGTTGCGAGGCGCTCACCCTCGCGAGACGGTGGAGCTGCTGCTCGATCGCTGCGACTCCGTCTTGATGGGCAACACCGACTGCTACCTGGCGGGCAACTACCTGGGCGGAGCCTACCGGGAGCGAGACCACTGGAAGACGGAGCTGCTGCGCTGGACCCGGGACCAACTGGGCGAAGCCCACCTCAAGACGTTGGGCGCCCTTCCCTTCTCCATGCGCTACACGCCGCGCAAGGGGCAGGACCTCTTCGTCTGCCACGCCAACCCGAAGAACCTCGAGGAGTCGCTGGATCCCACCCTCGATGAGATCTCCATCCGCCGCTTCTTCATGCACCTGGACGCGGCAGCCTGCGCCTTTGGCCACCTGCACTTCCCCTACCGCCGCCGGGTAGGCCGCATGCTCATCGCGGACGTGGCCAGCGCGGGCATTCCCCGGGATGGAGACCTGCGCCCCGCCTATGGAATCTTCACCTACACCCCCAAGGGCTGGCGGGTGCAGATCCGCCGGGTGCGCTATCCCGTTCGCAAAGCCACCCAGGCCCTCACCGCGCGCCGGGTCCCCGGCGGTCCCATTCTCATCCACAAGCTGGTCGAGGCGCGCTACCGCCACCACCACGCCTTGCTAGAGGCAGCGCGCCGCCACTCAGGCCTTCCCCCGCCGGGGCCCGTGCTGCGTCCGCCCCCCGGGGCGCCGCCCCGCCGCCTTCCAGCCCCTGGGGCACCTCCGGCAGGAGACCTGGAAACAGAGCTGCCCGTGCCGCGTCAAGACGAGCTGGATGCCGTGGCCCTGCGCATGGAAGCGCTGGACTCCGTCGAACTCCCTCCCGCGCAAGAAATCGCGGCGTCGGACGAGTCCTCCCTGTCCACCGGTACGACAGATCTCGACGGCTGA
- a CDS encoding response regulator → MSHVLIVDDERDLAELIDFNLQAAGFSTRVAATGEAALTAASEQTPQLVLLDLMLPDISGTEVCRQLRSNALTRDVLIVMLTAKGEEADRVRGFEVGADDYVTKPFSVRELVLRIKAVLRRGTPAKEGAAPLTLGPLTLDVATHRFYVEGKEVLLTALEFRLLEHMMTRLGRVQTREQLLEEVWGLSSNLETRTIDTHVMRLRDKLGPARAHLETVRGVGYRIVAPLA, encoded by the coding sequence ATGTCCCATGTCCTCATCGTCGACGACGAGCGTGACCTTGCCGAGCTCATCGACTTCAACCTCCAGGCGGCCGGCTTCTCCACCCGCGTCGCCGCCACGGGCGAAGCCGCTCTCACCGCCGCCAGCGAGCAGACGCCTCAGCTCGTCCTGCTCGACTTGATGCTGCCCGACATCTCCGGGACGGAGGTGTGCCGGCAGCTGCGCTCGAACGCGCTCACCCGGGACGTCCTCATCGTCATGCTCACCGCCAAAGGAGAGGAAGCCGACCGTGTGCGCGGCTTCGAGGTGGGAGCGGATGACTACGTCACCAAGCCCTTCAGCGTCCGGGAGTTGGTCCTGCGCATCAAGGCCGTCCTGCGCCGGGGGACGCCCGCCAAGGAAGGCGCGGCACCGCTCACGCTGGGCCCGCTCACGCTCGATGTGGCCACCCACCGCTTCTACGTGGAGGGCAAGGAGGTGCTCCTCACCGCGCTCGAGTTCCGGCTCCTGGAGCACATGATGACCCGGCTGGGCCGCGTGCAGACGCGTGAGCAGCTCCTGGAAGAGGTCTGGGGCCTTTCCAGCAACCTCGAGACGCGCACCATCGACACGCACGTGATGCGGCTGCGCGACAAGTTGGGTCCGGCCCGGGCACACCTGGAGACCGTGCGGGGCGTTGGCTACCGCATCGTCGCCCCGCTGGCCTGA
- a CDS encoding phosphate ABC transporter substrate-binding protein, which translates to MKKCIASLLVLFHVVLPAAAQAGTLSVKGSDTMVILSQRWAEEFMKKNAATKVQVTGGGSGTGLAALINGTTDIAMSSRPIKEAESEKIRTQFKAAAEQIAVAKDGVTFYVNEKNPLNALTVEQLKGIYLGDITNWKEVGGADAPIVLYSRENSSGTYVFVKDHLLNGEDYAAQAQTLPGTAAVVNAITQEKNGIGYGGAAYAKGIKELKIKTAAGEVAPSAENIKSGKYPLSRDLYFYLRGKPTGEVKTFIDFALSSEGQQIVNKVGYFPVK; encoded by the coding sequence ATGAAGAAGTGCATCGCGTCACTCCTCGTTCTCTTCCACGTCGTCCTTCCCGCCGCGGCCCAGGCAGGCACGCTCTCCGTCAAGGGCTCGGACACCATGGTCATCCTCAGCCAGCGGTGGGCCGAGGAGTTCATGAAGAAGAACGCGGCCACCAAGGTCCAGGTGACGGGCGGCGGCTCGGGAACGGGCCTGGCCGCGCTCATCAACGGCACCACCGACATCGCCATGTCCAGCCGCCCCATCAAGGAGGCCGAGAGCGAGAAGATCCGCACCCAGTTCAAGGCGGCCGCGGAGCAGATCGCCGTCGCCAAGGATGGCGTCACCTTCTACGTGAACGAGAAGAACCCGCTGAACGCGCTGACGGTCGAGCAGCTCAAGGGCATCTACCTGGGCGACATCACCAACTGGAAGGAAGTGGGCGGCGCCGATGCCCCCATCGTCCTCTACTCGCGCGAAAACTCCTCCGGCACCTACGTCTTCGTGAAGGACCACCTGCTCAACGGCGAGGACTACGCCGCCCAGGCCCAGACGCTGCCCGGCACCGCCGCGGTGGTGAACGCCATCACCCAGGAAAAGAACGGCATCGGTTACGGAGGCGCGGCCTATGCCAAGGGCATCAAGGAGCTGAAGATCAAGACCGCCGCCGGCGAGGTCGCCCCCTCCGCCGAGAACATCAAGAGCGGCAAGTACCCCCTCTCGCGGGACCTGTATTTCTACCTGCGTGGCAAGCCTACCGGTGAGGTCAAGACCTTCATCGACTTCGCCCTGTCTTCCGAGGGCCAGCAGATCGTCAACAAGGTGGGCTATTTCCCGGTGAAGTAA
- the pstC gene encoding phosphate ABC transporter permease subunit PstC gives MQQSLAETVVVPQLSPTARRRQLREKAIAGIITVMAFTGIAALVLIIVFVAKEALALFTDAHAREEASFSKMFLPQVARQGRPPTFTWQPVSSIPKVSMIPLFIGTLKTTLVSMLVAVPLGVAGALFAAEFAPRRLREFLKPIIELLAGIPSVVLGFFALMVLATFLQDTFGFTYRLNAVVAGLGLALAIVPVIFTVAEDALTAVPRSYREASLALGATPWETAWKVVLPAAAPGILAACVLGFGRAIGETMIILMASGNAAIVSPSLGDSVRSLSATIAAEMGEVVVGSPHYSLLFFIGVELFIFTFVLNMVASSWTKKVLKRLTGGAS, from the coding sequence ATGCAGCAGAGTCTCGCGGAAACCGTGGTGGTCCCGCAGCTGTCGCCCACGGCCCGGCGGCGGCAGCTCCGGGAGAAGGCCATCGCAGGCATCATCACGGTCATGGCCTTCACCGGCATCGCCGCCCTGGTGTTGATCATCGTCTTCGTCGCCAAGGAGGCGCTGGCGCTCTTCACGGACGCCCACGCCCGCGAGGAGGCGAGCTTCTCCAAGATGTTCCTGCCCCAGGTGGCCCGTCAGGGGCGGCCCCCCACGTTCACCTGGCAGCCGGTGTCTTCGATCCCGAAGGTGAGCATGATTCCGCTCTTCATCGGCACGCTGAAGACGACGCTCGTCTCCATGCTGGTGGCCGTCCCGCTGGGGGTGGCCGGCGCACTGTTCGCGGCCGAGTTCGCGCCCCGGCGGCTGCGCGAGTTTCTCAAGCCCATCATCGAGTTGCTGGCGGGCATCCCCTCGGTGGTGCTCGGCTTCTTCGCCCTAATGGTCCTGGCCACCTTCCTTCAGGACACCTTCGGTTTCACCTACCGGCTCAACGCGGTGGTGGCGGGCCTGGGGCTGGCGCTGGCCATCGTGCCCGTCATCTTCACCGTGGCCGAGGATGCGCTCACGGCGGTGCCCCGCAGCTACCGCGAAGCCTCTCTGGCCCTGGGCGCCACCCCCTGGGAGACCGCCTGGAAGGTCGTCCTGCCCGCAGCGGCCCCCGGCATCCTCGCCGCCTGCGTGCTGGGCTTCGGCCGCGCCATCGGCGAGACGATGATCATCCTGATGGCCTCCGGCAACGCCGCCATCGTCTCCCCCAGCCTGGGGGACTCGGTCCGCTCGCTGTCCGCGACCATCGCGGCGGAGATGGGCGAAGTGGTGGTCGGCAGCCCCCACTACTCGTTGCTGTTCTTCATCGGCGTGGAGCTGTTCATCTTCACCTTCGTCCTGAACATGGTGGCGTCCTCCTGGACGAAGAAAGTCCTCAAGCGGCTCACGGGGGGCGCGTCGTGA
- the pstA gene encoding phosphate ABC transporter permease PstA, producing the protein MKHATRRTVGAALTSLTGLAALLIVAMLALILLDVLRGGAGHVTWEFLSQPPSDGMMRGGIFPALYGTAALTLLMTLAVMPVGVLTAVYLHEYAPPDSRLARWVRVAVVNLAGVPSIVFGLFGLGFFIHFVGGGMDRAMGYQTMHWAQPSILWASLTLAVLTLPVVIVSTEEALRAVPLDHRTASLALGATQSQTLMRVVLPGALPGILTGAVLAVSRGAGEVAPILFTGAAYFLPDLPTSLNSQFMHLGYHTYVLATQSPDIEATRPLLYATVLVLLMLTFALNLVAVIIRTRTRRRSANAH; encoded by the coding sequence GTGAAGCACGCCACACGGCGGACGGTCGGCGCGGCCCTCACCTCCCTCACGGGCCTGGCCGCCCTGCTCATCGTGGCCATGCTCGCCCTCATCCTCCTGGATGTGCTCCGCGGTGGCGCGGGCCATGTCACCTGGGAGTTCCTCTCCCAGCCTCCGTCCGATGGAATGATGCGCGGCGGCATCTTCCCCGCGCTCTACGGCACGGCGGCCCTCACGTTGCTGATGACCCTCGCCGTGATGCCCGTGGGCGTGCTCACCGCGGTCTACCTGCACGAGTACGCTCCGCCCGACTCGCGGCTGGCGCGCTGGGTGCGGGTGGCGGTCGTCAACCTCGCGGGTGTGCCCTCCATCGTCTTTGGTCTGTTCGGCCTGGGCTTCTTCATCCACTTCGTCGGTGGAGGGATGGACCGTGCGATGGGCTATCAGACCATGCACTGGGCCCAGCCCAGCATCCTCTGGGCTTCGCTCACCCTGGCCGTGTTGACCCTGCCGGTGGTCATCGTCTCCACGGAGGAGGCCCTGCGCGCGGTGCCCTTGGACCACCGCACCGCCAGCCTGGCGCTGGGGGCCACCCAGTCCCAGACCCTCATGCGGGTGGTGCTTCCGGGCGCACTCCCGGGCATCCTCACGGGGGCGGTACTGGCGGTCTCCCGAGGCGCGGGCGAAGTCGCCCCCATTCTCTTCACCGGCGCGGCCTACTTCCTGCCGGATCTGCCCACGTCGTTGAACTCCCAGTTCATGCACCTGGGGTACCACACGTACGTGCTGGCCACGCAGTCGCCCGACATCGAGGCCACCCGTCCGCTGCTGTATGCCACGGTGCTGGTGCTGCTGATGCTCACCTTTGCCCTCAACCTTGTCGCGGTCATCATCCGCACCCGGACGCGCCGACGCTCCGCCAACGCCCACTGA
- the pstB gene encoding phosphate ABC transporter ATP-binding protein PstB, which translates to MEARALTLRYGSKVAIREVSLAIPEHQVTAMIGPSGCGKSTFLRSLNRMNDLIPHTHHTGTISLDGMSIHDRNVDVVDLRRRVGMVFQKSNPFPKSIFENVAYGLRVGGLKNKSELATRVEKSLRSAALWDEVKDRLDDSALGLSGGQQQRLCIARALAVEPEVLLMDEPASALDPIATAKIEELIYVLKTTYTIAIVTHNMQQAARVSDRTAFFYMGELVECGPTEQIFTNPREKRTEDYVTGKFG; encoded by the coding sequence ATGGAGGCGCGGGCGCTGACCCTCCGCTACGGCTCCAAGGTGGCCATCCGCGAGGTGAGCCTCGCGATTCCCGAGCATCAGGTCACGGCGATGATCGGTCCCTCCGGGTGTGGCAAATCCACCTTCCTGCGCTCGCTCAACCGGATGAACGATCTCATCCCCCACACCCACCACACCGGCACCATTTCGCTGGATGGCATGAGCATCCACGACCGGAACGTGGACGTGGTGGACCTGCGCCGCCGCGTGGGCATGGTGTTCCAGAAGTCAAACCCCTTCCCCAAGTCCATCTTCGAGAACGTTGCCTACGGCCTGCGGGTGGGCGGGCTGAAGAACAAGTCGGAACTGGCCACCCGGGTGGAGAAGTCGCTCCGGAGCGCGGCGCTCTGGGACGAGGTGAAGGACCGGCTCGACGACAGCGCCCTGGGGTTGTCGGGAGGCCAGCAGCAGCGCCTGTGCATCGCGCGCGCCCTGGCGGTGGAGCCCGAGGTGCTCTTGATGGACGAGCCCGCCAGCGCCCTGGATCCGATCGCCACCGCGAAGATCGAAGAACTCATCTACGTGCTGAAGACCACCTACACCATCGCCATCGTCACCCACAACATGCAGCAGGCCGCCCGGGTCAGCGACCGGACCGCTTTCTTCTACATGGGGGAATTGGTGGAATGCGGTCCGACAGAGCAGATCTTCACGAACCCGCGTGAGAAGCGCACCGAGGACTACGTCACCGGGAAGTTCGGGTAG
- the phoU gene encoding phosphate signaling complex protein PhoU, with translation MPATHTDKAFEQDLRDLRERLLAMGAKVEALIAGSVRALTERDSTLAEKVIQSDKDVNRLEVEIDDLCRRILALRQPAASDLRLITTALKIVTDLERIGDLAVNIAERAHDLNQVPPLAPYVDTPKLAELAQQQVKKALDAFVSNDVAKAEEVLKGDDLLDALFLKIFNELLAYMMEDSKNIRRATALMFIAKHLERIGDHALNVAEMVVYMVRGKDIRHPLSRNLTME, from the coding sequence ATGCCGGCGACCCATACCGACAAGGCGTTTGAGCAGGATCTGCGGGACTTGCGTGAGCGGCTTCTGGCCATGGGGGCCAAGGTGGAGGCGCTCATCGCAGGCAGCGTGCGCGCGCTCACCGAGCGGGACTCCACGCTTGCCGAGAAAGTCATCCAGTCGGACAAGGACGTGAACCGCCTGGAGGTGGAGATCGACGATCTCTGCCGCCGCATCCTGGCCCTGCGCCAGCCCGCCGCCAGTGATCTGCGGCTGATCACCACGGCCTTGAAGATCGTCACCGACCTGGAGCGCATTGGCGATCTGGCGGTGAACATCGCCGAGCGCGCCCATGATCTGAACCAGGTGCCGCCCCTGGCGCCCTATGTGGACACGCCGAAGCTGGCGGAGCTGGCCCAGCAGCAGGTGAAGAAGGCGCTGGATGCCTTCGTCTCCAATGATGTGGCGAAGGCCGAGGAAGTGCTGAAGGGCGATGACCTGCTGGATGCCCTCTTCCTGAAGATCTTCAACGAGCTGCTCGCCTACATGATGGAGGACTCGAAGAACATCCGGCGGGCCACGGCGTTGATGTTCATCGCCAAGCACCTGGAGCGCATCGGAGACCACGCGCTGAACGTGGCCGAGATGGTCGTCTACATGGTGCGCGGCAAGGACATCCGCCACCCGCTGAGCCGGAACCTGACCATGGAGTAG